A single region of the Pediococcus claussenii ATCC BAA-344 genome encodes:
- a CDS encoding replication initiation protein, whose product MGNEIIKYDPELNTIPLRKFTPVEMNLFFSIISRMRDKSDQTIRFTFDQLKELSAYKPTANNRFEDDIQRTYEKMMGLHFGRRSKSGLTREFFVLFTEFKIDGDAEEPYVDVKVYERALPLLNKLESWVRYALAEFRDLKSSYAKTMFRLLKQFRTTGYAYFSKEDFFELLDMPKSYWNSPSNVDKFVIKPIKEELTPLFRGLTVRKKYGKGRGKPVIGYSFTWKPEKKDANDFSQGQLQDERQKLFNIQHNGELTEQEKWRAIDKVKGLTLGSTEKQALADKQAEHDKKIRDQARQEALAELRKGFGNHA is encoded by the coding sequence ATGGGAAATGAAATTATTAAATATGATCCAGAGTTAAATACCATTCCACTTCGAAAATTTACTCCAGTTGAAATGAATTTATTTTTTTCGATTATTTCTCGTATGCGTGATAAGAGTGATCAGACCATTCGTTTTACTTTTGATCAATTAAAAGAGCTAAGTGCTTATAAACCTACTGCAAATAACCGTTTTGAAGATGACATTCAGAGAACTTATGAAAAAATGATGGGATTACATTTTGGTAGACGAAGTAAAAGTGGATTAACTCGAGAGTTTTTTGTTTTGTTTACAGAATTTAAAATTGATGGAGATGCAGAAGAACCTTATGTAGACGTAAAAGTTTATGAACGTGCTTTACCCCTTTTAAACAAGCTTGAAAGTTGGGTTCGTTATGCGTTGGCAGAGTTTAGAGATTTAAAAAGTAGTTACGCAAAAACAATGTTTCGGTTACTAAAACAGTTCAGAACCACTGGATATGCTTATTTTTCTAAAGAAGACTTTTTTGAATTACTAGATATGCCCAAAAGTTACTGGAATAGTCCCTCTAACGTCGATAAATTTGTTATAAAACCCATTAAAGAAGAATTAACTCCTTTGTTTAGAGGATTAACGGTTAGAAAAAAATATGGTAAAGGGCGTGGGAAACCAGTTATTGGCTATTCGTTTACCTGGAAACCAGAAAAGAAAGATGCCAATGATTTCTCACAAGGCCAATTACAAGATGAGCGTCAAAAGCTTTTTAATATTCAGCATAATGGTGAATTAACAGAGCAGGAAAAATGGCGCGCCATTGACAAGGTTAAGGGGTTAACTTTAGGCTCTACTGAGAAACAAGCATTGGCTGATAAACAGGCCGAGCACGATAAAAAAATAAGAGATCAAGCAAGACAAGAAGCACTTGCTGAACTCCGAAAGGGGTTTGGAAATCATGCCTAA
- a CDS encoding HTH domain-containing protein: MPKTIRELADELGVSKQAIWQKIKRDASIDLRQFTSTKGNTVYVDVDGQKAIKAMFSNDSSTRYRQQKDDVDDNKKDAVDGQDEVKFLRNLVSEFQSEKKELHKLLDQQQRLALQDKQLLEEYKAEIKDLKALTMAPHDNSEKEVTSDKQPEPENSTPESQPKPKKWWRFGK; the protein is encoded by the coding sequence ATGCCTAAAACTATTAGAGAACTTGCTGATGAATTGGGCGTTTCAAAGCAGGCTATATGGCAAAAGATAAAAAGAGATGCGTCAATCGATTTACGTCAATTTACATCAACAAAAGGCAATACTGTTTACGTTGATGTTGATGGGCAAAAAGCTATTAAAGCAATGTTCTCAAACGATTCATCAACAAGATACCGTCAACAAAAAGATGATGTTGACGACAACAAAAAAGATGCGGTTGATGGACAAGATGAAGTGAAATTCCTTCGAAATTTAGTATCAGAATTTCAATCTGAAAAGAAAGAGTTACATAAGTTACTAGATCAGCAACAAAGATTGGCCTTACAGGACAAACAACTGCTCGAAGAATACAAGGCAGAAATTAAGGACTTGAAAGCCTTAACGATGGCACCGCATGATAATAGTGAAAAAGAAGTGACGTCAGACAAACAACCGGAACCTGAAAATAGCACCCCGGAGTCACAACCTAAACCTAAAAAGTGGTGGCGTTTTGGTAAATAG